The Fusarium musae strain F31 chromosome 10, whole genome shotgun sequence genome window below encodes:
- a CDS encoding hypothetical protein (EggNog:ENOG41), with amino-acid sequence MRSISIVCAILAAPSVFGLAIRQSGTGTKSCDTEPLARTTWINLGIDKFLKDWTPNVTVTPTNNVQALADSFGAPNFFWYALLAIQNWNNYMNSLNTAISFSSSIIGLKLPEIVSDLYPDPKDNVTPLQIVIRAITSTMGVVPLSEGINIAKDAFTGSVNYVLTIVKPPTTDKFLQWSNVASSLSGVIQDYQAALSDSFKKVIDTPVSDAGGIYDQLHGGSFLGISQNFTQNDVQKQMIDSFTIYSIGLALQAQKIFVLRMTDIQRKHDDTSASFAVDAGDGTFTEYSLMQAGGNDNAIVMLDIGDKLSNKYSLPKDRWLTDVIKCWEGNEKKQLADDFGDFLPLDPATPCLLNMNVCDLRAVEWASKGIIERCRDAGVDI; translated from the exons ATGCGTTCCATTTCTATAGTTTGTGCCATATTGGCAGCGCCGTCTGTCTTTGGCCTCGCAATTCGCCAGTCAGGCACTGGAACCAAGAGCTGCGATACTGAGCCACTCGCTCGGACTACTTGGATTAACCTCGGCATCGATAAGTTTCTGAAAGACTGGACTCCCAACGTCACAGTTACGCCTACCAACAACGTTCAGGCTCTGGCTGATTCTTTCGGTGCACCTAACTTCTTCTG GTATGCCCTGTTAGCCATCCAGAACTGGAACAACTATATGAACTCTTTGAACACTGCCATCagcttctccagcagcatcatcggTCTCAAATTGCCTGAAATTGTTTCGGACTTATACCCTGACCCCAAAGATAATGTCACGCCACTGCAAATTGTTATTCGAGCAATTACTTCCACCATGGGTGTTGTTCCTCTCTCTGAAGGTATCAATATTGCCAAAGACGCATTTACCGGTTCTGTTAACTATGTGCTCACTATCGTCAAGCCTCCTACGACAGATAAGTTTCTACAGTGGAGCAATGTGGCTTCTTCTCTGAGCGGTGTTATCCAGGACTATCAAGCCGCCCTCTCCGACTCCTTTAAGAAGGTCATTGATACTCCGGTTAGCGATGCTGGTGGGATATATGATCAGCTTCATGGTGGCAGCTTTCTTGGAATCAGTCAGAACTTTACCCAGAATGACGTTCAGAAGCAGATGATTGACTCATTCACAATCTATTCAATTGGACTTGCCCTGCAGGCTCAGAAGATATTTGTTCTTCGTATGACTGACATTCAGAGAAAGCACGATGATACTTCTGCTAGCTTTGCTGTTGATGCGGGCGACGGCACCTTTACTGAGTACTCCCTGATGCAAGCTGGCGGCAATGACAACGCAATTGTCATGCTTGACATTGGAGACAAGCTTTCCAACAAGTACTCCCTCCCCAAGGACCGCTGGCTGACCGATGTTATTAAGTGTTGGGAAGGAAACGAAAAAAAGCAGTTGGCTGATGACTTTGGGGACTTCTTGCCTCTTGACCCAGCTACTCCATGTCTGTTGAACATGAATGTATGTGACCTTCGGGCAGTAGAATGGGCAAGCAAAGGTATTATTGAGAGATGTCGGGATGCAGGTGTTgatatttaa
- a CDS encoding hypothetical protein (EggNog:ENOG41), which translates to MAIVHMGMRTYGVGSLWNPMVIAKTTKITISTSDSALPGFEQSLGSATRPTPVHSASIYTSRTQPIANSSEQNNIRTQHSDRKGRSPSDEAAMSYAKTALLFFTAMLVTWIPASANRLYVLVDGKSSVQLGYVSAFVLPLQGFWNALIYYYTSRAACRQVIASLWTGCRPLEESDANGSSFADGNNEQGFQLEQLKAAKRGQTFGDTESTTSLTAKV; encoded by the exons ATGGCCATCGTGCATATGGGAATGCGAACTTATGGTGTTGGCTCACTGTGGA ATCCTATGGTCATTGCCAAAACTACGAAAATCACCATTTCAACATCAGATTCTGCTCTGCCTGGCTTCGAACAATCTTTGGGATCCGCTACAAGACCAACGCCAGTTCATTCAGCAAGTATTTACACTAGTCGCACGCAGCCCATAGCGAATTCTTCCGAGCAAAACAACATCAGAACACAGCACTCAGATCGCAAAGGACGCAGCCCGAGTGACGAGGCAGCTATGTCATATGCTAAGACCGCCCTTCTGTTCTTCACAGCGATGCTTGTTACTTGGATTCCTGCGAGCGCGAATCGTCTGTACGTTCTTGTGGACGGCAAGTCGTCGGTACAGTTGGGATATGTCAGCGCATTCGTACTCCCTCTGCAGGGCTTCTGGAACGCCTTGATCTACTATTACACCTCTCGAGCCGCGTGTAGGCAGGTCATTGCTAGTCTATGGACCGGATGCCGCCCGCTGGAGGAGAGCGACGCCAATGGGTCTAGCTTTGCTGATGGAAACAACGAGCAGGGGTTTCAGCTGGAACAGTTAAAGGCTGCCAAGAGGGGACAAACTTTCGGAGATACAGAAAGCACGACATCGCTAACGGCGAAGGTCTGA
- a CDS encoding hypothetical protein (EggNog:ENOG41), whose product MGHEFTGTVVALGSEVKTVRIGDKVVSPFTASCGECYYCHNGGSARCVKSQALGSPNLNGAQAEFVRVPFADGTVIKAPEGIHDQALILMADIFPTGYFGVQSGVEMMPKLDLQDSTIVVIGCGPVGLCAIVAAAVLKPKHLFAVDSVQSRLDQAAKLGAEPLNFMESRDDMIDRVKSVTDGRGADIVVEVVGLSPALRTAFDLVRSFGAISSIGVHNAEIPWSGSDAYK is encoded by the exons ATGGGCCACGAATTCACAGGGACTGTTGTTGCTTTGGGCTCTGAGGTCAAGACCGTAAGAATCGGAGATAAAGTTGTTTCCCCATTTACAGCTTCTTG TGGCGAGTGCTACTACTGTCATAACGGTGGCTCTGCACGATGCGTCAAGAGCCAAGCCCTCGGTTCTCCCAATCTTAACGGAGCTCAAGCAGAATTTGTCCGCGTACCGTTCGCAGACGGGACTGTGATCAAGGCCCCCGAAGGAATCCATGATCAGGCCCTTATCCTAATGGCTGATATCTTCCCCACCGGGTATTTCGGTGTCCAGAGCGGTGTTGAGATGATGCCGAAGCTAGATCTGCAAGATTCAACTATCGTAGTGATTGGCTGTGGTCCCGTTGGACTATGCGCCATTGTTGCTGCGGCAGTGCTGAAGCCAAAGCATCTATTTGCTGTGGATAGTGTTCAGAGTAGACTCGATCAGGCTGCGAAGCTTGGTGCCGAGCCTCTCAACTTCATGGAGAGCAGGGATGATATGATCGATCGCGTAAAGTCTGTCACTGACGGCAGAGGCGCTGATATAGTGGTGGAAGTGGTCGGGCTCTCGCCTGCCCTTCGAACTGCATTTGACCTGGTTCGCTCATTTGGTGCTATCAGCAGCATTGGTGTCCACAACGCAGAG ATCCCTTGGTCAGGCAGTGATGCGTACAAGTGA
- a CDS encoding hypothetical protein (EggNog:ENOG41) — MYYSKGNYEAFARPLKPEGIENKTAWIVGSGLAGLSTAAFLVRDAQMPGKNITILEELKIPGGALDGIKEPEKGFVIRGGREMESHFECLWDLFRSVPSIEEKGASVLDEFYWLNKRDPNFSLQRATINQGQDAETGKLFTLTEKAQSEMTRLFLATRAEVENKRIDEVFSDDFFKSNFWLYWQTMFAFQTWHSALEMKLYLHRFVNHIKGMPDFSTLKFTKYNQYESLVLPLHKWLEDQGVVFQYGTEVQDVDFNIEENKKTATFIHWIKNGEKGGQSLGVNDLVFMTIGSLTENSGLGDQNTPAKLHDGPAPAWDLWRRIAAKDPSFGRPEVFCDNIPATKWMSATVTTLDKRVPEFIQRICKRDPFSGKVVTGGIVTVRDSSWIMSWTVNRQPHFKNQPKDQIVVWVYGLLVEKNGDYVKKPMQECTGEEITQEWLYHMGVPEKDIPVLAAEGAKCVPVMMPYVTSFFMPRKAGDRPDIVPAGAENFAFLGQFSETTRDTIFTTEYSVRTAMESVYQLTGVDRGVPEVFGSTYDVRVLLDAMCQLRDGKELATWLPERIRRFLVNKLEGSQIGQLMHEHHLI, encoded by the coding sequence ATGTATTACAGCAAAGGCAATTATGAAGCCTTTGCGCGACCACTCAAGCCTGAAGGCATTGAGAACAAAACAGCATGGATTGTGGGCTCTGGCCTCGCCGGTCTCTCAACCGCCGCGTTCCTCGTGCGTGATGCTCAAATGCCTGGAaaaaacatcaccatccttgaagaactcaagaTCCCAGGCGGCGCATTAGATGGCATCAAGGAACCCGAGAAAGGGTTCGTCATCCGCGGTGGTCGCGAGATGGAATCTCACTTCGAGTGCCTCTGGGACCTGTTCCGTTCTGTTCCCTCGATTGAAGAGAAGGGAGCTAgtgttcttgatgagtttTATTGGCTCAACAAGAGAGATCCGAACTTCTCTCTCCAACGCGCGACGATcaatcaaggtcaagatgcaGAGACTGGGAAGTTGTTCACTCTGACCGAAAAGGCCCAGTCAGAGATGACAAGGCTTTTCCTTGCTACCAGAGCCGAAGTTGAAAACAAGCGTATTGACGAAGTTTTCAGCGACGACTTCTTCAAGAGCAACTTTTGGCTCTATTGGCAGACTATGTTTGCTTTCCAGACCTGGCACTCTGCTCTGGAGATGAAGCTATACCTCCATCGCTTTGTCAACCATATCAAAGGCATGCCTGATTTTTCGACCCTCAAATTCACAAAGTACAACCAGTATGAGTCCCTTGTACTGCCATTGCACAAGTGGCTTGAGGATCAGGGTGTCGTATTCCAGTACGGCACCGAGGTTCAAGATGTCGACTTCAACATtgaggagaacaagaagactgCAACTTTTATTCATTGGATCAAAAACGGAGAGAAAGGCGGTCAGTCTCTCGGAGTCAATGACCTCGTCTTTATGACTATTGGCTCGTTGACGGAGAACTCTGGCTTGGGTGATCAAAATACCCCAGCTAAACTTCATGACGGTCCAGCTCCCGCCTGGGACTTGTGGCGCCGCATCGCAGCTAAAGACCCCTCTTTCGGCCGCCCAGAGGTTTTCTGCGACAATATCCCTGCGACAAAATGGATGTCAGCAACAGTTACGACTCTGGACAAACGTGTTCCCGAGTTTATCCAGAGAATCTGCAAGCGAGACCCATTCAGTGGAAAGGTCGTAACTGGAGGTATTGTCACAGTCCGGGATTCTAGCTGGATCATGAGCTGGACAGTGAATCGTCAGCCTCACTTCAAGAATCAGCCCAAGGATCAGATTGTGGTTTGGGTTTACGGccttcttgtcgagaagaaCGGCGACTACGTCAAGAAGCCCATGCAAGAGTGTACTGGCGAGGAGATCACCCAGGAGTGGCTATATCACATGGGAGTCCCAGAGAAGGACATCCCAGTTCTTGCGGCTGAAGGTGCTAAATGCGTTCCAGTAATGATGCCATATGTCACATCCTTCTTCATGCCACGAAAGGCCGGGGATCGTCCTGACATTGTTCCAGCTGGAGCAGAGAACTTTGCATTCCTTGGACAATTTTCCGAGACGACACGCGATACCATCTTTACTACAGAATACTCCGTTCGTACGGCCATGGAGTCGGTATATCAGCTTACTGGAGTGGATCGTGGTGTTCCAGAGGTATTTGGTTCTACTTACGATGTGAGAGTTTTACTTGATGCGATGTGTCAGTTACGAGACGGCAAGGAATTGGCGACGTGGCTGCCAGAACGCATTCGTAGGTTTCTTGTCAACAAGTTGGAAGGATCGCAGATTGGCCAGTTGATGCATGAGCATcaccttatttaa